The following proteins come from a genomic window of Methanosarcina sp. MTP4:
- a CDS encoding AI-2E family transporter: MKNYDPVKVGYAVIIILVSLYALYITSAFFYVLILSCLFAYIIHPAYVFSLKFVKNRQISALIPLVMIFLFATFFTVSTVGVLLNEVSKILEIPNTLNGFANINLRQIIGLFEPFISTPPGELTENIGSSLNTLVTGHAPEIQGLIFRVSSDLTILTVELAVVIILTYYLLVESSNIAAELPNLFPDKKVGLIFLTELNHIYHNLFNVYFLTCFLTGIFGGILYWILGVPYPIIWGIFTFVLALLPVVGAGTVFGLLALYYVLLQEFFTAAALLVFGTLFLSIVPDFIIRPRLAKSKAAIHPAITLVAFAAPLFVLGPVGIIIGPLTYGFLLAAYRTRKILNNGESPSDEDPLDTVFENKTAGNEAMGSEAIGSEAMGSEAMGNEPVA; this comes from the coding sequence ATGAAAAATTATGACCCGGTTAAAGTTGGCTATGCCGTCATAATTATCCTGGTTTCATTGTATGCTTTATACATTACGTCCGCTTTTTTCTATGTGCTTATCCTCAGTTGCCTTTTTGCGTACATCATCCATCCTGCTTACGTTTTTTCCCTTAAGTTCGTGAAGAACAGGCAAATTTCCGCTTTAATTCCCCTTGTCATGATCTTTCTTTTTGCCACTTTCTTTACCGTCAGCACAGTAGGGGTTTTGCTGAACGAGGTCTCAAAAATTCTGGAAATTCCCAATACATTAAACGGGTTTGCAAACATAAACCTCCGGCAGATCATAGGGCTTTTCGAGCCTTTTATTTCTACTCCTCCCGGGGAATTAACAGAAAACATAGGCTCGTCCCTGAACACCCTGGTAACGGGCCATGCCCCTGAAATCCAGGGGCTCATCTTTCGGGTCTCCTCTGACTTGACCATCCTTACTGTTGAACTGGCTGTGGTCATCATCCTGACTTACTACCTGCTGGTCGAAAGCTCAAATATCGCTGCAGAGCTCCCGAACCTCTTCCCCGACAAAAAGGTAGGGCTAATTTTCCTGACCGAGCTCAACCACATTTACCACAACCTTTTCAACGTCTACTTCCTGACCTGCTTCCTGACCGGCATATTCGGAGGAATCCTCTACTGGATCCTGGGTGTCCCCTACCCCATTATCTGGGGAATCTTTACCTTTGTCCTGGCACTTCTCCCCGTGGTCGGAGCAGGGACAGTCTTCGGGCTCCTTGCCCTTTACTATGTCCTCCTGCAGGAGTTCTTTACTGCAGCTGCCCTGCTAGTCTTTGGTACCCTTTTCCTGAGCATAGTCCCGGACTTCATCATCAGACCAAGACTTGCCAAAAGCAAAGCAGCAATCCATCCCGCAATCACCCTTGTGGCCTTTGCAGCCCCCCTCTTTGTCCTGGGGCCGGTGGGGATCATCATCGGGCCACTGACTTATGGATTTTTGCTTGCGGCTTACAGGACGAGAAAAATTCTGAATAATGGAGAATCCCCTTCAGATGAAGATCCACTTGATACTGTTTTTGAGAATAAAACCGCAGGAAACGAAGCCATGGGAAGTGAAGCCATAGGAAGTGAAGCCATGGGAAGTGAAGCCATGGGTAATGAACCTGTGGCTTGA
- a CDS encoding class I SAM-dependent methyltransferase → MPGSHWTRIAGKEIPSSLELFPVIYDYLEGGWNILDIGCGTGNVSISLAFRGCSVTGIDLNREGIELAKEAASRLNLSGKLKFRVEDAAELPFRAGEFDLAIMQAFLTTIVEKEKRHLIIREACRVLKPGAFLYIAEFAQNWHLKLYRERYLRDFSFTKEEGSFLARNPETGEVEFIAHHFSEKELFFLLLENGFEIDYFKVEEFSTRTGNRVNGFVILAKKV, encoded by the coding sequence ATGCCAGGCTCACACTGGACAAGAATTGCAGGGAAAGAAATTCCCTCCAGCCTTGAACTCTTCCCTGTAATTTACGATTACCTTGAAGGCGGTTGGAATATCCTGGACATCGGGTGCGGGACCGGAAATGTAAGCATCAGTCTTGCTTTCCGGGGCTGTTCTGTTACAGGAATTGACCTTAACAGGGAAGGCATTGAACTTGCAAAGGAGGCTGCAAGCCGCCTGAACCTGTCCGGGAAGCTAAAATTCAGGGTGGAAGATGCGGCTGAACTGCCTTTTCGGGCCGGAGAGTTTGACCTGGCCATCATGCAGGCTTTCCTGACTACTATTGTGGAGAAGGAAAAGAGACATCTGATCATTCGGGAAGCCTGCCGAGTCTTAAAACCCGGAGCTTTCCTCTACATTGCGGAATTCGCCCAAAACTGGCACCTGAAGCTTTACAGGGAACGCTACCTTCGGGATTTCTCCTTTACAAAAGAAGAAGGCTCTTTCCTTGCCAGGAACCCGGAGACCGGGGAAGTCGAGTTTATCGCACACCATTTTTCCGAAAAGGAGCTTTTTTTCTTGCTGCTGGAAAACGGGTTTGAGATCGATTATTTTAAGGTTGAGGAGTTTAGCACCAGGACCGGGAACAGAGTGAACGGTTTTGTCATTCTGGCTAAAAAAGTTTGA
- a CDS encoding cysteine hydrolase, with protein MGNIAIELDLKRTALLIIDPQNDFLSEGGVVWDLVGEGVKENHVVEHLVQLKQTAKEIGIPVVYSPHYYSDEEFSSWSHLNPIDRLMFDRKMFRKGTWGAEFHPQLQPDENTIVLSPHKALSNFWSGDVQIQLRQRNIQTIILAGMSANLCVESHLRDAIEHGFDVLVVKDATTGPGKEATQAAYVNYGLIANEVVTTEKIIHRLEQAAEKQAAKPMA; from the coding sequence GTGGGTAACATAGCTATTGAACTTGATCTTAAACGGACAGCTTTGCTCATAATCGACCCCCAGAACGACTTCTTATCCGAAGGCGGTGTTGTCTGGGACCTGGTCGGGGAAGGCGTGAAGGAAAACCATGTTGTAGAGCATCTGGTGCAGTTGAAGCAGACTGCAAAAGAAATCGGGATTCCGGTTGTTTATTCCCCGCACTACTATTCGGACGAGGAGTTCAGTTCCTGGTCGCACCTGAACCCGATCGACCGGCTTATGTTTGACCGGAAGATGTTCCGTAAGGGGACCTGGGGAGCTGAGTTTCACCCGCAGCTCCAGCCCGACGAAAATACCATCGTGCTCTCGCCCCACAAGGCGCTCAGCAACTTCTGGTCCGGGGACGTCCAGATCCAGCTCCGGCAGAGGAATATCCAGACAATCATCCTTGCCGGAATGTCCGCAAACCTCTGTGTGGAGTCCCATCTCAGGGACGCGATCGAACACGGCTTTGATGTGCTCGTGGTAAAGGACGCGACAACCGGCCCCGGGAAAGAAGCAACGCAGGCAGCTTATGTCAACTATGGGCTGATCGCAAACGAGGTCGTAACAACGGAGAAAATCATCCACAGGTTGGAACAGGCAGCAGAAAAACAGGCAGCAAAACCTATGGCATGA
- a CDS encoding multidrug efflux SMR transporter, with the protein MNYYYTLLLLAIVFEVFGTTCMKLSEGFSKMLPSILIFVFYAISFTFFTFALKKLDVSIAYAIWAGLGTALITIIGIYGFKEPVNAMKMASLFLVVIGVVGLNLSDRLS; encoded by the coding sequence ATGAATTACTATTACACCCTGCTTCTATTGGCAATAGTATTCGAGGTGTTCGGGACCACCTGTATGAAGCTTTCCGAAGGCTTCTCCAAAATGCTCCCTTCAATCCTTATTTTCGTATTTTATGCCATCAGTTTCACTTTCTTCACATTCGCCCTTAAAAAGTTAGATGTGAGCATCGCCTACGCCATCTGGGCAGGACTCGGAACGGCACTGATTACGATAATAGGGATTTACGGGTTCAAAGAACCGGTAAACGCAATGAAAATGGCATCTCTGTTCCTTGTGGTAATCGGAGTGGTGGGGCTGAACCTGAGCGACAGGTTAAGTTGA
- a CDS encoding tetrahydromethanopterin S-methyltransferase subunit A: protein MEWPVTPGDYVVGDPNSPVAVVTLASDYRSLNLKNYAICGTCFTENFGIEKVIVNVLSNHRISCLLVCGKESDHFAGQSLLALAENGVSAFGGSRKIVGSEGVIPYLNEIPATSISRFLREIEVIDLVETTDPAVIQQAIDSCSGEERGEAPELSMPEIDEHSWKKYEKEVKQNVMSRIKKGQQ, encoded by the coding sequence ATGGAATGGCCCGTAACTCCCGGTGATTATGTAGTAGGAGACCCGAATTCTCCTGTAGCAGTCGTAACCCTTGCCTCGGACTACCGCAGCCTCAACCTTAAAAACTATGCCATCTGTGGGACCTGTTTTACGGAAAACTTCGGGATTGAGAAGGTGATAGTCAATGTGCTTTCGAACCACAGGATCAGCTGCCTGCTTGTCTGCGGGAAGGAGAGTGACCATTTTGCCGGGCAATCCCTGCTGGCACTTGCCGAAAACGGGGTTTCGGCTTTCGGAGGGTCACGAAAGATTGTCGGGTCAGAGGGAGTGATCCCTTACCTTAATGAAATCCCGGCGACCTCTATCTCCCGCTTCCTCCGGGAAATAGAAGTTATTGACCTTGTGGAAACTACCGACCCTGCAGTCATCCAGCAAGCAATCGATTCCTGCAGCGGAGAAGAAAGAGGCGAAGCCCCGGAGCTTTCCATGCCCGAAATTGATGAACACAGCTGGAAGAAGTATGAAAAAGAGGTAAAGCAAAACGTAATGTCCAGGATAAAAAAAGGGCAACAATAA
- a CDS encoding type II toxin-antitoxin system HicB family antitoxin has translation MREFTVVIEQDEDGIYVAYVPELEGCHTQAETLDELNRRIKEAIELYLEVESEKTGEKLDFIGIQKVKVGI, from the coding sequence ATGAGAGAATTTACTGTTGTGATCGAGCAGGATGAAGATGGAATTTATGTGGCATACGTGCCTGAACTTGAGGGCTGCCATACCCAGGCGGAGACTCTGGACGAACTGAACAGGCGGATAAAAGAAGCTATTGAGCTCTACCTTGAGGTCGAATCTGAAAAAACCGGGGAAAAACTCGATTTTATCGGGATTCAGAAGGTTAAGGTTGGCATCTGA
- the eif1A gene encoding translation initiation factor eIF-1A, with amino-acid sequence MRKRRTGSNTSTNSPGTPEVTRVRTPRRERNEVLATVTTLLGSKRVSLQCMDGVVRMGRIPGSKKKRMWIREGDVVIATPWDVQDSKADVTWKYTRPQVEWLQRKGYLKD; translated from the coding sequence ATGAGAAAGAGAAGGACAGGATCAAACACATCAACCAATTCTCCCGGCACTCCGGAAGTAACAAGGGTACGCACCCCCCGGAGAGAGAGAAACGAAGTTCTGGCAACGGTCACAACTCTGCTGGGCTCGAAAAGGGTCAGCCTGCAGTGCATGGACGGGGTTGTCCGTATGGGCAGGATTCCCGGTTCCAAGAAAAAGAGAATGTGGATTCGGGAAGGAGACGTTGTTATTGCAACTCCCTGGGATGTCCAGGACTCCAAAGCTGACGTAACCTGGAAATACACAAGACCCCAGGTCGAATGGCTCCAGAGAAAAGGTTACCTTAAAGACTGA
- a CDS encoding CxxC-x17-CxxC domain-containing protein: MAFNDRNSGGFRGNRGPREMTKVTCSDCGVETEVPFKPTEGRPVYCRDCLAKHR; encoded by the coding sequence ATGGCTTTTAATGACAGAAATTCCGGAGGTTTCCGCGGTAACCGTGGACCAAGGGAAATGACAAAAGTGACTTGCTCTGACTGCGGTGTTGAAACCGAAGTACCGTTCAAACCCACCGAAGGCAGACCAGTATACTGCAGGGATTGCCTTGCAAAGCACAGGTAA
- the eif1A gene encoding translation initiation factor eIF-1A: MRKRRTGSAKPVGDTPEVTRVRTPRKDKNEVLATVASLLGSKRVALQCMDGVVRMGRIPGSRNKKMWIREGDIVIATPWDIQDSKADVIWKYTKPQVDWLQRKGYLKD; the protein is encoded by the coding sequence ATGAGAAAGAGAAGGACAGGAAGCGCTAAACCAGTAGGAGACACTCCGGAAGTAACAAGGGTTCGCACCCCCCGCAAGGATAAAAACGAAGTCCTGGCAACGGTCGCAAGTTTACTGGGCTCGAAAAGAGTTGCTTTGCAGTGCATGGATGGAGTTGTCCGCATGGGCAGGATCCCCGGTTCCAGGAACAAAAAGATGTGGATTCGGGAAGGGGATATTGTTATTGCAACTCCCTGGGATATCCAGGACTCTAAAGCCGACGTAATCTGGAAATACACGAAACCCCAGGTCGACTGGCTCCAGAGAAAAGGGTACCTTAAAGACTAA
- a CDS encoding glycine betaine ABC transporter substrate-binding protein has translation MIKNKLSTFSLAALLLAVALLAAGCVDSTDSPENAAASKGTVVLVTTPYGTSISSSNVMKLVLEEAGYDTELKLADVGVAWQSVASGSSDLLTDAWLPDTHKQYMDKYENDVIYVKKNLEGGTRCGLVVPAYVTIDSIDELNSEKEKFDGKIIGIEPGAGIMISSDEAIAEYGLDYELMTGSEVSMITTLMDTIDSEEWVVVTGWSPHWKFQRWDLKYLDDPKGVYGDKGDIVTIARPGLDEDAPEAYAILERFEWTPVDMEAVMYDMEQGMTEEDAAAKWIENNRDQVDMWLGND, from the coding sequence GTGATCAAAAACAAATTATCTACTTTTTCCCTTGCAGCCCTGCTTCTCGCAGTTGCCCTGCTGGCCGCAGGCTGTGTTGATTCAACGGATTCCCCCGAAAACGCAGCTGCTTCAAAAGGAACCGTGGTGCTTGTAACAACCCCCTACGGAACATCCATATCCAGCTCAAACGTCATGAAGCTTGTACTTGAAGAAGCAGGCTATGACACAGAATTAAAGTTGGCAGATGTAGGAGTTGCCTGGCAGAGTGTTGCCTCCGGGTCTTCGGACTTGTTAACAGACGCCTGGCTGCCTGACACCCATAAACAGTACATGGACAAATACGAAAACGACGTTATCTACGTAAAAAAGAACCTTGAAGGCGGCACCAGGTGCGGGCTCGTAGTGCCAGCATACGTGACTATCGACTCCATCGATGAGTTGAACTCCGAGAAGGAAAAGTTCGACGGAAAAATCATCGGCATCGAACCAGGAGCCGGGATCATGATCAGCAGTGACGAAGCCATTGCAGAATACGGCCTGGATTATGAATTAATGACCGGCAGTGAAGTGAGCATGATCACCACTCTCATGGACACCATCGATTCCGAGGAATGGGTTGTTGTAACAGGCTGGTCTCCCCACTGGAAATTCCAGCGCTGGGACCTCAAGTACCTTGATGACCCAAAGGGCGTTTACGGAGATAAAGGAGATATCGTGACCATCGCCCGGCCCGGCTTAGACGAGGATGCTCCCGAAGCCTACGCAATCCTTGAAAGGTTCGAATGGACCCCTGTAGACATGGAAGCTGTGATGTACGACATGGAACAGGGGATGACGGAAGAAGATGCAGCCGCAAAGTGGATCGAGAACAATCGAGATCAGGTCGACATGTGGCTCGGAAACGACTAA
- a CDS encoding VWA domain-containing protein has protein sequence MIIDGPHGLDFLNGFGILNSAGISYELDFLYEKELFLLFPLALMVFLGLRKKVYKRHLFIHALVAFLLIIALAAPYTAEIASIKSDQSRVTIISDESPSMELLREGVAEEITEELGNSIPATATTVSGPNTALGDAIIQQASADNFVLVVSDGQGNSGTSLEDALSYCYRNNFPVAALVPETLEEDLSIEIEGENEVPVDSEAFFTAHIRKSTEEDEKEEISYKLRITVDRVKIMEREINQTERIVSIPFTHTFETLGPHTLKATLHPATYRPGGMDYFEENNHYMKSIYVTPKPKVLFVTNEPDSPLSYVLKEVYEVHARKSYNYLDGMDAVVIDNQATSTISDSETENLRKFILNGGGMVVVGGDSAYDLPEEDTYRNTKFEELLPVTSNPSSWRGGRNIVLMLDVSPSTLESNNIGGKVLDDILSNTIVLLESELLKDARVDVIKFGSKGEDITDGFLDMSRESNRVWLDSEIRRITPRGDSTALEQGLLTARHLLEAQDDDAEAEIIIVSDGRIGTPGEGVGSFEKAIVRAQELKDSGIGIYFIHIHSPRAELQVNREGRYYADTLMNRIHLSENYYRIEPGQRVNLNFGESPEKTEDTEDDYSSGSIVIYDPKHFITRDISGINDILGYNDVNPRPEANRLVITRLGKPVLTVWRLGLGRVASISTDNGYGGGIPWAPGLYLENDSLLITRTLNWAVADTDTGQPVQLKVPDLKMNQPGRILITTSKKGTPDLYFDKEPMEISSIGSNMYESYVIPETFGLHNISETPYSVIPLDASDSEIAFILNASSRPVSVNHADEYIYIGENPLFKTAVRENGGKVYTKEDLYTRIIEDSKTTTEKTVRTEVVYTKQIIALAFLIYLLYTLYHTYNTRMR, from the coding sequence ATGATTATTGACGGCCCTCACGGCCTTGATTTCCTGAACGGTTTCGGAATTCTGAATTCCGCCGGAATCAGCTACGAACTTGATTTCCTCTACGAAAAAGAACTGTTCCTCCTCTTTCCCCTGGCACTGATGGTATTCCTGGGGCTCAGGAAAAAAGTTTATAAGAGACATCTCTTTATCCACGCCCTGGTTGCCTTCCTCCTGATCATAGCGCTTGCAGCGCCCTATACTGCGGAAATAGCCTCCATAAAAAGTGACCAGTCCCGGGTCACCATAATTTCGGACGAAAGCCCCAGTATGGAACTGCTCCGGGAAGGGGTCGCAGAAGAGATCACAGAAGAACTCGGCAACAGCATTCCCGCGACGGCCACAACGGTTTCGGGCCCGAATACCGCTTTGGGCGACGCCATTATCCAGCAGGCTTCGGCTGATAACTTTGTACTTGTGGTCTCGGATGGGCAGGGAAACTCCGGGACTTCACTTGAAGACGCCCTTTCCTACTGCTACAGGAACAATTTTCCGGTAGCAGCCCTGGTCCCGGAAACCCTTGAAGAAGACCTCAGTATAGAGATTGAAGGCGAAAATGAAGTTCCGGTGGATTCCGAAGCTTTCTTTACAGCCCATATCAGGAAATCAACCGAGGAAGACGAAAAAGAAGAAATTAGTTACAAACTGAGGATTACGGTCGACCGTGTAAAAATCATGGAACGGGAAATTAACCAGACCGAAAGAATAGTAAGTATTCCTTTCACCCACACCTTCGAGACCCTGGGTCCGCATACCCTGAAAGCAACCCTCCACCCCGCGACCTACCGGCCGGGAGGTATGGACTATTTCGAAGAAAATAACCATTACATGAAGAGCATCTACGTAACCCCGAAGCCGAAGGTGCTTTTCGTTACCAATGAGCCTGATTCCCCTCTTTCCTACGTCTTGAAAGAAGTCTATGAGGTACACGCAAGGAAGTCATATAATTACCTGGACGGCATGGACGCTGTGGTAATCGACAACCAGGCTACGTCTACCATCTCGGATTCCGAAACCGAGAACCTGAGAAAATTCATCCTTAACGGGGGCGGAATGGTAGTTGTCGGCGGGGACTCTGCTTATGATTTACCGGAAGAGGACACGTACAGGAACACGAAATTCGAAGAACTCCTCCCGGTTACCTCCAACCCTTCCAGCTGGCGGGGCGGAAGAAATATTGTCCTGATGCTCGACGTTTCCCCGAGTACCCTGGAGAGCAATAACATAGGAGGAAAGGTCCTTGACGACATCCTGTCCAACACTATCGTGCTTCTCGAAAGCGAGCTCCTGAAAGATGCAAGAGTCGACGTAATTAAATTCGGGAGCAAAGGAGAGGATATCACGGACGGATTCCTGGATATGTCCAGAGAGTCAAACAGGGTCTGGCTTGATTCCGAGATCCGGAGAATAACCCCCAGGGGAGACTCCACAGCCCTCGAACAGGGCCTTTTAACCGCACGCCACCTCCTCGAAGCACAGGATGATGATGCGGAAGCCGAAATTATAATCGTCTCCGACGGCAGGATCGGCACCCCCGGCGAGGGGGTAGGCAGTTTCGAAAAAGCAATTGTGCGTGCACAGGAGCTTAAGGACAGTGGGATTGGCATTTACTTTATCCACATACATTCCCCGAGAGCCGAGCTCCAGGTCAACCGCGAGGGCAGGTACTACGCCGATACCCTGATGAACAGGATCCACCTGTCCGAAAATTATTACAGGATAGAACCCGGGCAGAGGGTGAACCTCAACTTCGGGGAAAGCCCGGAAAAAACCGAGGACACCGAAGACGACTACTCTTCCGGATCTATCGTCATCTACGACCCGAAACATTTCATTACCAGGGACATTTCAGGAATAAATGACATCCTGGGCTACAATGACGTAAACCCCAGGCCCGAAGCAAACCGCCTGGTAATAACGAGGCTTGGAAAACCCGTGCTCACGGTCTGGAGACTGGGCCTTGGCCGCGTAGCCTCGATCAGCACCGACAACGGCTACGGCGGCGGAATCCCCTGGGCTCCCGGCCTCTACCTCGAAAACGACAGCCTCCTTATCACAAGGACCCTGAACTGGGCAGTCGCAGACACCGACACCGGCCAGCCGGTCCAGCTAAAAGTCCCTGACCTCAAAATGAACCAGCCAGGCAGAATCCTGATCACCACCAGCAAAAAAGGCACCCCTGACCTCTACTTCGACAAAGAACCCATGGAAATAAGCTCAATCGGGAGCAACATGTACGAGTCCTACGTCATCCCTGAAACCTTCGGCCTCCACAACATCTCCGAAACCCCCTACTCCGTAATCCCCCTCGACGCCTCCGACTCAGAAATCGCCTTCATCCTGAATGCCTCCTCCAGACCAGTCTCCGTAAACCACGCCGACGAATACATCTACATCGGCGAAAACCCCCTCTTCAAAACAGCCGTCCGCGAAAACGGCGGAAAAGTTTACACCAAAGAGGACCTCTATACCCGGATCATAGAAGACTCAAAAACCACCACCGAAAAAACCGTCAGGACAGAAGTGGTCTATACAAAGCAGATCATCGCCCTGGCTTTCCTCATTTACCTGCTGTACACGCTGTACCACACGTATAATACGAGGATGAGGTGA
- a CDS encoding CxxC-x17-CxxC domain-containing protein, with product MAFNDRGNSFRGNNSRGGFGGPREMHKAICSDCGVETEVPFKPDPERPVYCRDCLPNHRKPRENRY from the coding sequence ATGGCTTTTAATGACAGAGGAAACAGTTTCAGAGGCAACAATTCCCGTGGAGGTTTCGGAGGCCCCAGGGAAATGCACAAGGCAATCTGTTCTGACTGTGGTGTTGAAACCGAAGTACCTTTCAAACCTGACCCGGAAAGACCCGTCTACTGCAGAGATTGTCTTCCCAACCACAGGAAACCCAGAGAAAACAGATACTAA
- the eif1A gene encoding translation initiation factor eIF-1A, producing the protein MRKRRLGSSKVVKSGDSPEVTRVRTPRRDKNEILATVASLLGSKRVSLQCMDGIVRMGRIPGSRKKRMWIKEGDVVIANPWEVQNSKADVTWKYTRPQAEWLERKGYLKC; encoded by the coding sequence ATGAGAAAAAGAAGGTTAGGTTCAAGCAAAGTAGTAAAATCAGGAGATAGTCCGGAAGTAACAAGGGTACGTACTCCCCGAAGAGACAAAAACGAAATCCTTGCAACGGTTGCTAGTTTACTCGGCTCGAAAAGAGTCAGCCTGCAGTGTATGGATGGGATTGTCCGCATGGGCAGGATTCCCGGGTCCAGGAAAAAGAGAATGTGGATCAAGGAAGGAGATGTTGTCATAGCCAACCCCTGGGAAGTCCAGAACTCTAAAGCCGACGTAACCTGGAAATACACAAGACCCCAGGCAGAGTGGCTCGAAAGAAAAGGATACCTCAAGTGCTGA
- a CDS encoding type II toxin-antitoxin system HicA family toxin yields MSKISPLPHKKVIKTLENLGFEQIRQKGSHLFIRHPDGRTTIIPVHPTEKIGKGMINKIIKDVKITRDEWIELIKSLIVF; encoded by the coding sequence ATGAGTAAGATTAGCCCTCTTCCTCACAAAAAAGTCATAAAAACACTTGAAAACCTGGGATTTGAACAGATAAGGCAGAAGGGCAGCCACCTGTTTATTAGGCATCCCGATGGCAGGACAACGATCATTCCGGTGCATCCGACTGAAAAGATTGGAAAAGGTATGATCAACAAAATCATAAAGGATGTAAAAATTACCAGGGATGAGTGGATCGAACTCATAAAGAGCCTTATCGTTTTCTAA